The Novipirellula aureliae sequence TTTCGCTCGGCCCAGGGCTGCTAGGCACCATCTATGATGGACTGCAAAACCCACTGAGTGAATTGGCTGAACTCGATGGCTTCTTTCTGAAACGAGGCCGCGATGTGGCAGCGCTCGACCCTGACCGCTTGTGGGACTTCACCCCCATTTGCAAAGTGGGGGATGTGGTTGTTGCCGGCCAAGTTCTTGGCACGGTGCCGGAAAATCATATTCGTCACAAAATCATGGTTCCCTTTGATGCAACTTCGGAAATGACGGTAAAGTCGATCGCCGAAGGCAGATTAAAAACCAATTCCACCATTGCAACCCTTGTCGAACCAAGCGGACGATCTCGCGATGTGCCCCTCGTGCAGCCATGGCCGGTACGGACACCGATCCCGGCATCCATGCAACAACAACGCATCGTTGATCGTGAATTCCCGACTCAGCCCCTAATCACGACGACGAGAATTGTCGACACCTTTTTCCCGATTGCCCGTGGTGGAACCGCTTGTATTCCTGGACCCTTTGGTGCTGGCAAAACGGTGCTGCAAGGCTTGATTGCACGCTACTGCACCGTGGACGTGGTCGTCGTTGTCGCTTGTGGCGAACGGGCAGGCGAAGTGGTCGAAACGATTCATGAGTTTGCGGAGATGGACGACCCGCGAACAGGTGGCAAGCTGATGGATCGAACGATCATCATTTGTAACACTTCATCCATGCCCGTTGCCGCACGCGAAGCGTCGATCTATACCGGGATCACACTCGGTGAATACTATCGGCAAATGGGCTTGAATGTTTTACTACTAGCCGACTCCACTTCACGCTGGGCCCAAGCGATGCGAGAAACCAGTGGACGGCTTGAGGAAATCCCAGGGGAAGAAGCCTTTCCCGCCTACTTGGATAGTGCGATCAAGACGTTGTATGAACGAGCAGGCGTGCTGCGGTTGGCCGACGGCGAAACGGGTTCGCTCACGTTGATCGGCTCGGTCTCGCCTGCAGGAGGCAATTTTGAAGAACCCGTTACTCAATCGACTTTGGGTACCGTCAAATGCTTTTTGGGATTGTCGTATGACCGAGCCTATAAACGGTTTTATCCCGCGATTGACCCGCTAATCTCATGGTCACGCTATCGTGAGCAGCTTGAAACGTTTTTTGAAACCGAAGTCGATCCTCAGTGGAACGAAGGCGTATCGGCAATGCATCAATTGTTGCGTGACGGTGAGAGCATT is a genomic window containing:
- a CDS encoding V-type ATP synthase subunit A, with protein sequence MTITKTTSATAKVLGVNGNIVRLQMSDGQIMKNEVAFVCVGDERLKAEVLRINGNEADLQVFEDTDGIRFGDFVELSGELLSVSLGPGLLGTIYDGLQNPLSELAELDGFFLKRGRDVAALDPDRLWDFTPICKVGDVVVAGQVLGTVPENHIRHKIMVPFDATSEMTVKSIAEGRLKTNSTIATLVEPSGRSRDVPLVQPWPVRTPIPASMQQQRIVDREFPTQPLITTTRIVDTFFPIARGGTACIPGPFGAGKTVLQGLIARYCTVDVVVVVACGERAGEVVETIHEFAEMDDPRTGGKLMDRTIIICNTSSMPVAAREASIYTGITLGEYYRQMGLNVLLLADSTSRWAQAMRETSGRLEEIPGEEAFPAYLDSAIKTLYERAGVLRLADGETGSLTLIGSVSPAGGNFEEPVTQSTLGTVKCFLGLSYDRAYKRFYPAIDPLISWSRYREQLETFFETEVDPQWNEGVSAMHQLLRDGESIDQMMQVTGEEGISIEDYVIYQKSLFLDMVYLQQDAYDPVDVSVPLERQKETFLLCQNLIHRSYTFEEKEQARTFFTKLTGLFKNLNTAPTDSADYKRFRKEIIDLATTS